From the Phyllostomus discolor isolate MPI-MPIP mPhyDis1 chromosome 7, mPhyDis1.pri.v3, whole genome shotgun sequence genome, one window contains:
- the NBEAL2 gene encoding neurobeachin-like protein 2 isoform X1, with amino-acid sequence MAASERLYELWLLYYTQKDLGYLQQWLKAFVGTFEKSISISSLEPRRPEEAGAEVPLLPLDPLQVLAEQLDEGDLEQTLLLLKLFIVLCRNLDNVEAGWGRVLVPRVLALLSRLVAKLKGSPPLQEGQGPKLEEVALHALLLSEGLFDPYQTWRRQHSGEVISAKEKSKYKFPPAALPAEFRGFFPESLQDADRLPPTLLLRLIHLFGAILAGGTENGQVAVSAGSVQGLLDVVQGCGRGPAPDSRQVSLALEALVGAAHVLHTSRTPHRAPELRMLLEGYFRVLNADWPAGPNPGPEEALVSLRVSMLDAIPMMLACEDRPVLQATFLSNNCFEHLIRLIQNSKLYLQARAPPEGDSDLATRLLTEPDVQKVLDQDTDAIAVHVVRVLTCIMSGSPSAKEVFKERIGYPHLHEVLQSHGPPTHRLLQELLNMAVEGDHSTCPPPPIRNEQPVLVLMRWLPALPTAELRLFLAQRLRWLCDSCPASRATCVQAGLVGCLLETLGVGEALGARCQEQLLALLQALGRVSLRPLELRRLLRPPPGLDSGPGGAEAGQARHAGAIIRALSGMARHQGPARALHYFDLTPSMAGIMVPPVQRWPGTGFTFHAWLCLHPTAAAPAQAPTRPLQRKQLYSFFTSSGSGFEAFFTAAGALVVAVCTRKEYFTLSLPDVTFADSAWHCVTVVHAPGRRIFSQNLAHVYKDGVLVKTASLRCPSLSEPFSSCCIGSAGHRTTTTTTGPPAPPVPTAMAHAHPSLTRSQSVPATTELGRGSGLTAPLQEGSISSTLAGTQDTRWGSPTSLEGQLGAVAIFHEALQAEDLRVLCTLGPNETAPFKPESELHELDTKLLLHYSPQACKNNICLDLSPGHGLDGRLTGHTVEAWDVKDVVSCVGGMGALLPLLEHVAAQPQAAEAGPAETHDLVGPELTSGHNSQGLLLPLGKSSEERMERNAVAAFLLMLRNLLQGHAVNQDSLVKCKGPAIVGALLRKVPSWAMDMNVLMSAQLLMEQVAAEGGGPLLYLLYQHLLFNFHLWALSDFAVRLGHIQYMSSIVREHRQKLRKKYGVQFILDALRTHYSPQRERPLAADDLRTVQTSLLGLAREFLVRSPSADDLQVVLNFLAASGDDGQVLGVLDLLLALLQSSSTQDFLAAFLLGPGSLEVLLALLVQPRSLPLLSDRVCQILRRLRQNERLSEQSHQRLWLRECGLQGLVACLPEAAVSLQLCQNLYKLFLGTDCPNLSDLMAVVQLSLQADLSVRLYICRQLFHLIHKQPDVVRLLARQAGWQDVLTRLYVLEAATAGSPLPFPPEQPASPEPAVPKPHSESPDPSDVFLPSEAPCPDPDALYQALSPFCASFDLGLERSSMGSGSTTGGGGGGGGSGTLTPASQPGTPSPLDGPRPFPAARGRHSSSLSNVLEDGSLPEPTVSGDDISNTSNPQQTPEEELCNLLTNVLFLVMWRGVEGSDEASWRERGQVFSVLTQLGASATLVRPPDCIKRSLLEMMLESALTDIKEAPPGALASLIQQVLWLLRLLQDFLCAEGHGNQELWSEKLFEGVCSLLDRLGAWPHLAGSPSDLREMAQIGLHLVLGYILLEDPQLHAQAHVRLHSLLQTAVPMRREEACYVLSKLEAVLSRALHACDVAAEDQEPPARAAAFTERCSWLVPLVRTLLDRAYEPLGLQWGLPSLPPTNGSPTFFEDFQDFCATPEWRHFIDKQVQPTMSQFEMDTYAKSHDLMSGFWNSCYDTLMSSGQRRQQERAHSHRDFQKLVLEPVQRRARQEGLRYASVLKQQAAQHSSVLLHWGALWRQLSCPCGAWALRDPPTPRWKMSSAETYSRMRLKLVPNHRFNSHLEASALRDNLGEAPLTATEEASLPLAVTKEAKVSTLPEELQEDQLGEDELASLETTMQAAELDEQHEKLVLSAECQLVTIVAVVPGLLEVTTQHIYFYDGSAEHVETEEGIGHNFQRPLAQLREVHLRRFNLRRSALELFFIDQANYFLNFPCKAGGAAASSPCQSPRPQPHPIPPHTQIRNQVYKWLLRLRPPAQGYLSSRSPQEMLRASGLTQKWVQREISNFEYLMQLNTIAGRTYNDLSQYPVFPWVLQDYVSPTLDLSNPAVFRDLSKPIGVVNPKHAQLVREKYESFEDPAGTIDKFHYGTHYSNAAGVMHYLIRVEPFTSLHVQLQSGRFDCSDRQFHSVAAAWQARLDSLADVKELIPEFFYFPDFLENQNGFDLGCLQLTNEKVGDVVLPPWASSPEDFIQQHRQALESEYVSAHLHKWIDLIFGYKQRGPAAEEALNVFYYCTYEGAVDLDHVADERERKALEGIISNFGQTPCQLLKEPHPARLSAEEAAQRLARLDTNSPSIFQHLDQLKAFFAEVISDGVPLVLAVVPHRQLHSFMAPDLLVTVSASGLLGTHSWLPYDRNISNYFSFIKDSNKVQRFLSGPWVQDSGVSGQALAVTPDGKLLFSGGHWDGSLRVTALNRGKLLNQISRHLDIVTCLALDTCGIYLISGSRDTTCMVWRLLQKDGVSGGLASKPMQVLYGHEAAVSCVAISTELDMAVSGSEDGTVIIHTVRRGQFVAALRPPGATLPGPVSHLALGSEGQIVVQSSARERLGAQATYSLHLYSVNGRLRASLPLVEQPTALAVTEDFVLLGTAQCALHILHLNKLLPAAPPLPMKVPIRSLAVTKERSHVLVGLEDGKLIVVGAGQPSEVRSIQFTRKLWRSSRRISQVSSGETEYKPEEAR; translated from the exons ATGGCCGCCTCGGAGCGGCTCTACGAGTTGTGGCTGCTGTACTACACTCAG AAGGACCTGGGTTACCTGCAGCAGTGGCTGAAGGCCTTTGTCGGCACCTTCGAGAAGAGCATCTCCATCTCATCTCTGGAGCCACGCAG GCCAGAGGAGGCGGGTGCAGAGGTGCCACTGCTGCCGCTGGACCCGCTGCAGGTGCTGGCCGAGCAGCTGGACGAGGGGGACCTGGAGCAAACCCTGCTGCTGCTCAAGCTCTTCATCGTCCTCTGCAG GAACCTGGACAATGTGGAGGCAGGCTGGGGCCGGGTGCTGGTGCCCCGCGTGCTGGCCTTACTGAGCCGGTTGGTGGCCAAG CTGAAAGGATCCCCGCCGCTGCAGGAGGGCCAGGGCCCCAAGCTGGAGGAGGTAGCCCTGCATGCCCTCCTCCTCAGCGAGGGCCTCTTCGACCCCTACCAGACCTGGCGGCGCCAGCACAGCGG GGAAGTCATCAGTGCCAAGGAGAAGAGCAAGTACAAGTTCCCTCCCGCTGCTTTGCCCGCTGAATTCAGAGGCTTCTTTCCAg AGAGCCTGCAGGATGCAGATCGCCTGCCTCCCACGCTGCTGCTGCGTCTCATCCACCTCTTTGGCGCCATCCTTGCCGGAGGGACG GAGAATGGGCAGGTGGCCGTGAGCGCCGGCTCCGTGCAGGGCCTGCTGGATGTGGTGCAGGGCTGCGGCCGTGGGCCGGCCCCAGACTCCCGCCAAGTGTCGCTGGCGCTGGAGGCGCTGGTGGGTGCGGCACACGTCCTGCACACCAGCCGCACGCCCCACCGAGCGCCAGAGCTCCGCATGCTGCTGGAGGGCTACTTCCGAGTCCTTAATGCCGACTGGCCGGCGGGGCCCAACCCAGGCCCTGAAGAGGCCCTTGTCTCCCTCCGAGTCAGCATGCTCG ATGCCATCCCCATGATGCTGGCCTGCGAGGACAGGCCGGTGCTCCAGGCCACCTTCCTCAGCAACAATTGCTTTGAACATCTCATCCGCCTCATCCAGAACAGCAAG ctgtACCTGCAGGCCCGGGCGCCCCCTGAGGGGGACAGTGACCTGGCTACCCGGTTACTGACCGAGCCCGATGTCCAGAAG gtgCTGGACCAGGACACAGATGCCATCGCCGTCCACGTGGTCAGAGTGCTGACCTGCATCATGAGTGGCTCCCCCTCAGCCAAG GAGGTGTTCAAGGAGCGCATTGGCTACCCGCACCTGCACGAGGTCCTGCAGAGCCACGGCCCCCCCACCCATCGGCTGTTGCAAGAGCTGCTCAACAtg GCTGTGGAGGGCGACCACAGCACATGCCCACCACCACCCATCCGCAACGAGCAGCCGGTGCTGGTGCTGATGCGGTGGCTGCCGGCGCTGCCCACGGCCGAGCTGAGACTCTTCCTAGCACAGCGCCTCCGCTGGCTCTGCGACAGCTGCCCCGCCAGCCGCGCCACGTGCGTGCAGGCCGGTCTGGTGGGCTGCCTGCTGGAGACGCTCGGCGTGGGGGAAGCCCTGGGGGCCCGCTGCCAGGAGCAGCTGCTGGCGCTGCTGCAAGCATTGGGCCGAGTGTCACTAAGGCCCTTGGAGTTGCGTCGCCTGCTTCGGCCCCCACCGGGGCTGGACTCGGGGCCCGGCGGAGCTGAGGCGGGGCAGGCCCGACACGCGGGCGCCATCATTCGAGCATTATCGGGCATGGCCCGGCACCAGGGCCCTGCGCGAGCCCTCCACTACTTTGACCTCACGCCCAGCATGGCGGGCATTATGGTGCCCCCGGTGCAGCGATGGCCAGGAACCGGCTTCACCTTCCATGCCTGGCTCTGTCTGCATCCCACGGCTGcggcccccgcccaggcccccacccGGCCACTCCAGCGGAAGCAGCTGTACAG CTTCTTCACCAGCAGCGGCTCGGGGTTCGAGGCCTTCTTCACGGCGGCTGGGGCCTTGGTGGTGGCCGTGTGCACGCGGAAGGAGTACTTCACCTTGAGCTTGCCTGATGTGACCTTCGCCGACTCTGCCTGG CACTGCGTGACTGTCGTCCACGCGCCCGGGCGCCGGATTTTCAGCCAGAACCTGGCGCACGTCTACAAAGATGGCGTTCTGGTCAAGACCGCATCCCTCCGCTGCCCCTCCCTCAGCGAG CCTTTCTCCTCCTGCTGCATTGGCTCCGCTGGGCACCGCACCACGACCACCACCACGGGGCCGCCCGCACCGCCAGTCCCCACTGCCATGGCGCATGCTCACCCCTCCCTCACCCGCTCCCAGTCAGTCCCGGCCACCACGGAGCTCGGCCGGGGGTCTGGGCTGACGGCCCCCCTGCAGGAGGGCAGCATCAGCTCCACCCTTGCAGGCACGCAGGACACGCGCTGGGGCAGCCCCACCTCCCTGGAGGGCcagctgggggccgtggccatCTTCCATGAAGCCCTGCAGGCGGAGGACCTGAGGGTCCTGTGCACCCTGG GGCCCAATGAGACAGCCCCCTTCAAGCCTGAGAGTGAACTGCATGAACTTGACACCAAGCTGCTCCTCCATTACTCACCTCAG GCCTGTAAGAACAACATCTGCCTGGACCTGTCCCCTGGCCATGGGCTGGACGGCCGCCTGACGGGCCACACGGTGGAGGCCTGGGACGTAAag GATGTGGTGAGCTGTGTGGGCGGCATGGgtgccctgctgcccctgctaGAGCACGTGGCCGCGCAGCCCCAAGCGGCCGAGGCAGGTCCAGCTGAAACACATGACCTTGTGGGGCCCGAACTGACCTCcggccacaacagccagggcctgctgctcCCACTGGGCAAGTCCTCAG AGGAGCGGATGGAGAGGAACGCAGTGGCCGCCTTCCTGCTGATGCTGCGGAACTTGCTGCAGGGCCACGCTGTGAACCAGGACAGCCTGGTGAAGTGCAAGGGGCCCGCCATCGTCGGGGCCCTCCTGCGCAAG GTGCCCAGCTGGGCCATGGACATGAATGTGCTCATGTCTGCCCAGCTGCTGATGGAGCAGGTGGCAGCTGAGGGCGGTGGACCCCTCCTGTACCTGCTCTACCAGCACTTGCTGTTCAACTTTCACCTCTGGGCCCTCAGCGACTTTGCTGTACGCCTTG GCCACATCCAGTACATGTCCAGCATAGTCCGAGAGCACAGGCAGAAGCTGCGGAAGAAGTACGGGGTCCAATTCATCCTCGATGCCCTACGCACCCACTACAG CCCGCAGCGGGAGCGCCCTCTAGCGGCCGACGACCTGCGCACGGTGCAGACTTCACTCCTGGGCCTGGCGCGGGAGTTCCTGGTACGAAGCCCTTCAGCTGATGACTTGCAGGTCGTGCTGAACTTTCTGGCAGCTTCAGGTGATGATGGCCAG GTGTTGGGCGTCCTGGACCTGCTGCTGGCGTTGCTGCAGAGCTCGTCCACGCAGGACTTcctggctgccttcctgctgGGGCCGGGGAGCCTGGAGGTGCTGCTGGCGCTGCTAGTGCAGCCACGGTCCCTGCCCCTGCTGTCCGACCGCGTCTGCCAG ATCCTGCGGAGGCTGCGGCAGAATGAGCGCTTGTCTGAGCAGAGCCACCAGCGGCTCTGGCTGCGAGAGTGTGGCCTCCAGGGCCTTGTCGCCTGCCTGCCGGAGGCAGCGGTCTCCCTTCAGCTCTGCCAGAACCTCTACAAGCTGTTCCTGGGGACAG ACTGCCCGAACCTCTCAGACCTGATGGCTGTGGTGCAGCTGTCCCTCCAGGCTGACCTCAGCGTCCGTCTGTACATCTGTCGCCAG ctcttCCACCTCATCCACAAACAGCCCGACGTCGTGCGGCTGCTGGCCCGGCAGGCCGGCTGGCAGGATGTCCTGACGCGGCTATATGTGCTGGAGGCCGCCACAGCCGGCAGTCCCTTGCCCTTTCCCCCCGAGCAGCCCGCCTCCCCAGAGCCAGCCGTGCCCAAGCCGCACTCGGAGTCACCCGACCCCTCGGATGTCTTCCTGCCCTCAGAGGCCCCCTGCCCTGACCCTGATGCCCTTTACCAAGCTCTGTCCCCGTTCTGCGCATCCTTTGACCTGGGCCTGGAACGGTCCAGCATGGGCTCAGGCAGTACCACaggtggcggcggtggcggcggcggcagtgggACTCTTACTCCGGCCAGCCAGCCTGGCACACCTTCCCCGCTGGATGGACCCCGGCCCTTCCCCGCTGCCCGTGGCCGCCACAGCTCCAGCCTGTCCAACGTGCTGGAGGATGGCAGCCTCCCTGAGCCCACCGTCAGCGGGGACGACATCTCTAATACCAGCAACCCACAG CAGACCCCCGAGGAGGAGCTGTGCAACCTGCTCACCAACGTGCTGTTCCTGGTGATGTGGCGGGGCGTGGAAGGCAGCGACGAGGCCTCGTGGCGGGAACGTGGCCAGGTCTTCTCAGTGCTCACCCAGCTGGGGGCCTCGGCCACCCTCGTGCGCCCGCCGGACTGCATCAAGCGCAG CCTCCTGGAGATGATGCTGGAGTCAGCCTTGACGGACATCAAAGAGGCCCCTCCCGGGGCCCTGGCCAGCCTCATCCAGCAGGTGCTTTGGCTGCTGCGCCTGCTGCAGGACTTCCTGTGCGCGGAGGGCCACGGCAACCAGGAGCTGTGGAGCGAGAAG CTCTTCGAAGGTGTGTGCAGCCTGCTTGATCGCCTGGGAGCCTGGCCCCACCTGGCCGGCAGCCCCTCGGATCTCCGAGAGATGGCGCAGATTGGGCTGCACCTCGTGCTTGGCTACATCCTGCTGGAGGACCCGCAG CTGCACGCCCAGGCCCACGTGAGGCTGCACTCGCTGCTGCAGACCGCGGTGCCCATGCGCCGGGAAGAGGCCTGCTACGTGCTCTCCAAACTGGAGGCCGTGCTGTCGCGGGCGCTTCACGCCTGCGATGTGGCCGCCGAGGACCAggagcccccagccagggctgctgcatTTACCGAGCGCTGCTCCTGGCTGGTGCCGCTGGTGCGCACGCTGCTGGACCGTGCCTACGAACCGCTGGGGCTGCAGTGGGGGCTGCCTTCCCTGCCGCCCACCAACGGCAGCCCCACCTTCTTTGAGGACTTCCAGGACTTTTGCGCCACCCCCGAATGGCGTCACTTCATCGACAAGCAG GTGCAGCCCACCATGTCCCAGTTCGAGATGGACACTTATGCCAAGAGCCACGATCTCATGTCGGGCTTCTGGAACTCCTGCTACGACACACTCATGAGCAGCGGGCAGCGGCGCCAGCAGGAGCGGGCACATAGTCATCGGGACTTCCAG AAGCTGGTGCTGGAACCCGTGCAGCGGCGGGCGCGCCAGGAGGGGCTCCGCTATGCCTCGGTGCTGAAGCAGCAGGCAGCCCAGCACTCCTCGGTCCTGCTGCACTGGGGGGCGCTGTGGCGTCAGCTCTCCTGCCCGTGCGGAGCCTGGGCTCTGAG GGACCCGCCCACACCCCGGTGGAAGATGTCCAGCGCTGAGACGTACTCGCGCATGCGTCTGAAGCTGGTGCCCAACCATCGCTTCAATTCGCACCTGGAAGCCAGTGCCCTCCGCGACAACCTAG GTGAGGCCCCCCTAACAGCCACCGAGGAGGCCTCGCTGCCTCTAGCAGTGACCAAAGAGGCCAAAGTCAGCACCCTCCCCGAGGAGCTGCAGGAAGACCAGCTGGGCGAGGATGAGCTGGCTTCGCTGGAGACTAC GATGCAGGCAGCGGAACTGGATGAGCAGCATGAGAAGTTGGTGCTGTCCGCTGAATGCCAGCTGGTCACAATAGTGGCTGTGGTCCCCGGGCTGCTGGAGGTCACCACCCAGCACATATACTTCTACGACGGCAGCGCTGAGCACGTGGAGACCGAGGAGG GCATCGGCCACAACTTCCAGCGCCCACTGGCCCAGCTCCGAGAGGTCCACCTGCGGCGTTTCAACCTGCGCCGTTCGGCGCTGGAGCTCTTCTTCATCGACCAGGCCAACTACTTCCTCAACTTCCCGTGCAAGGCAGGCGGGGCTGCGGCCTCGTCTCCTTGCCAGTCCCCCAGGCCTCAGcctcaccccatcccaccccacacccagatACGGAACCAGGTATACAAGTGGCTGCTGCGCCTGCGACCCCCCGCCCAAGGCTACCTGAGCAGCCGCTCCCCCCAGGAGATGCTGCGAGCCTCCGGCCTCACCCAG aaaTGGGTACAGCGGGAGATCTCCAACTTCGAGTACCTGATGCAGCTCAACACCATCGCGGGGCGGACCTACAACGACCTGTCTCAGTACCCTGTG TTCCCCTGGGTCCTCCAGGACTACGTGTCCCCAACCCTGGACCTCAGCAACCCGGCTGTCTTCCGGGACCTGTCCAAGCCCATCGGTGTGGTGAACCCCAAGCATGCCCAGCTCGTGAGGGAGAA GTATGAGAGCTTCGAGGACCCCGCGGGCACCATCGACAAGTTCCACTACGGCACCCACTACTCCAACGCAGCGGGAGTGATGCACTACCTCATCCGCGTGGAACCCTTCACCTCCCTGCACGTCCAGCTGCAGAGTGGCCG ctttgACTGCTCTGACCGGCAGTTCCACTCGGTGGCGGCCGCCTGGCAGGCCCGCCTGGACAGCCTGGCCGACGTGAAGGAGCTCATCCCCGAGTTCTTCTACTTCCCCGACTTCCTGGAGAACCAGAACG GCTTTGACCTGGGCTGCCTCCAGCTGACCAACGAGAAGGTGGGCGACGTGGTGCTGCCCCCGTGGGCCAGCTCTCCTGAGGACTTCATCCAGCAGCACCGGCAGGCTCTG gagtCAGAGTACGTGTCTGCCCACCTGCACAAGTGGATTGACCTCATCTTCGGCTACAAGCAGCGGGGGCCGGCTGCGGAGGAGGCCCTCAATGTCTTCTATTACTGCACCTATGAGG GGGCTGTGGACCTGGACCACGTGGCCGATGAGCGGGAACGGAAGGCTCTGGAGGGCATCATCAGCAACTTTGGGCAGACCCCCTGCCAGCTGCTAAAG GAGCCACACCCGGCTCGGCTCTCGGCTGAGGAAGCAGCCCAGCGCCTGGCGCGTCTGGACACGAACTCGCCCAGCATCTTCCAGCACCTGGACCAGCTCAAGGCCTTCTTCGCCGAG GTCATCAGCGATGGCGTCCCCCTGGTGCTGGCCGTGGTTCCCCACCGACAGCTCCACTCCTTCATGGCCCCAGACCTGCTG GTGACTGTGAGTGCCAGCGGGCTGCTGGGCACCCACAGCTGGTTGCCCTATGACCGGAACATAAGCAACTACTTCAGCTTCATCAAAGACTCCAACAA GGTGCAGCGATTCCTGAGTGGCCCATGGGTACAGGACAGTGGCGTGAGTGGACAAGCCCTGGCAGTGACCCCCGATGGAAAGCTGCTGTTCAGCGGTGGCCACTGGGATGGCAGCCTTCGAGTGACCGCACTAAACCGGGGGAAGCTGTTGAACCAGATCAGCCGCCACCTTG ACATAGTGACCTGCCTTGCACTGGACACCTGTGGCATCTACCTCATCTCAGGCTCCCGGGATACCACGTGCATGGTGTGGCGGCTTCTGCAGAAG GACGGTGTCTCAGGGGGGCTGGCATCCAAGCCTATGCAGGTCCTGTATGGGCACGAGGCTGCAGTGAGCTGCGTGGCCATCAGCACTGAACTGGACATGGCCGTGTCTGGATCCGAG GATGGAACTGTGATCATCCACACTGTACGCCGTGGCCAGTTTGTGGCTGCACTCCGGCCCCCGGGGGCCACGTTGCCTGGACCCGTGTCCCACCTGGCACTGGGGTCTGAGGGCCAGATCGTGGTTCAGAGCTCAGCGCGGGAACGCCTGGGGGCACAG GCCACCTACTCCTTGCACCTGTACTCGGTGAATGGGAGGCTGCGGGCTTCACTGCCCCTGGTAGAGCAGCCCACAGCCCTGGCGGTGACAGAGGACTTCGTTCTGCTGGGCACAGCCCAGTGTGCCCTGCACATCCTCCACCTGAACAA gctGCTCCCGGCAGCGCCTCCCCTGCCCATGAAGGTGCCCATCCGCAGCCTGGCTGTGACGAAGGAGCGCAGCCATGTGCTTGTCGGTCTGGAGGACGGCAAGCTTATCGTGGTGGGCGCGGGGCAGCCCTCCGAG GTGCGCAGCATCCAGTTCACACGGAAGCTGTGGCGGTCCTCCCGGCGCATCTCGCAGGTGTCCTCGGGAGAGACGGAGTACAAACCCGAAGAGGCGCGCTga